One window of Calonectris borealis chromosome 28, bCalBor7.hap1.2, whole genome shotgun sequence genomic DNA carries:
- the HMG20B gene encoding SWI/SNF-related matrix-associated actin-dependent regulator of chromatin subfamily E member 1-related, whose translation MAHSAKQLPAGMLHATGKAQHGNFLVAIKQEKGESARTSGEKPHGEEEPVKKRGWPKGKKRKKILPNGPKAPVTGYVRFLNERREQIRTQHPDLPFPEITKMLGAEWSKLQLSEKQRYLDEAEREKQQYMKELREYQQSEAYKMCAEKIQEKKIKKEDTGSAAVNTLLNGHPHKAGDCSDTFSTFDVPIFTEEFLDQNKAREAELRRLRKMNTEFEEQNAILQKHTESMNCAKEKLEQELAQEERQTLALQQQLQSVRQALTASFASLPIPGTGETPTLSTLDFYMAKLHSAIESNPLQHEKLVVRIKEILSRIASEHL comes from the exons ACATGCCACGGGCAAAGCTCAGCATGGAAACTTCCTGGTGGCCATCAAGCAGGAGAAGGGAGAGTCGGCACGGACGAGCGGCGAGAAGCCGCACGGCGAGGAGGAG CCGGTGAAGAAGAGGGGCTGGCCCAAgggcaagaagaggaagaagatccTTCCCAATGGCCCCAAAGCCCCCGTGACGGGCTACGTGCGTTTCCTGAACGAGCGGCGCGAGCAGATCCGCACGCAGCACCCTGACCTGCCCTTCCCGGAGATCACCAAGATGCTGGGGGCTGAGTGGAGCAAGCTGCAGCTTTCGGAGAAGCAG CGGTACCTGGACGAAGCGGAGCGGGAGAAGCAGCAGTACATGAAGGAGCTGCGGGAATACCAGCAGTCAGAGGCCTACAAGATGTGCGCAGAGAAGATCCAGGAGAAAAAGATCAAAAAAG aGGACACGGGCTCTGCGGCAGTGAACACCCTGCTGAACGGGCACCCGCACAAG GCTGGCGACTGCAGCGACACCTTCTCCACCTTCGACGTGCCCATCTTCACGGAGGAGTTCTTGGACCAAAACAAAg CCCGGGAGGCCGAGCTGCGGCGCCTGCGGAAGATGAACACGGAGTTTGAGGAGCAGAATGCCATCCTGCAGAAGCACACGGAGAGCATGAACTGTGCCAAGGAgaagctggagcaggagctggcccAGGAGGAGAGGCAGACCCTGgccttgcagcagcagctccagtcgGTGCGGCAGGCCCTCACCGCCAGCTTCgcctccctgcccatccctg GCACCGGGGAAACCCCCACGCTGAGCACTCTGGACTTCTACATGGCCAAACTGCACAGCGCCATCGAGAGCAACCCACTGCAGCATGAGAAGCTGGTGGTGCGCATCAAGGAGATCCTGTCCCGGATAGCCAG CGAACACTTGTGA